From the Daucus carota subsp. sativus chromosome 8, DH1 v3.0, whole genome shotgun sequence genome, one window contains:
- the LOC108199447 gene encoding CBL-interacting serine/threonine-protein kinase 14, with translation MSDVIEEIQSLEAEAPGHLFGKYELGKLLGCGAFAKVYHARNIRTGHSVAIKAVSKQKVLKGNLTAHIKREISIMSRLNHPHIVRLHEVMATKTKIYFVLEFAKGGELFTKVAKGRFSEDLSRRYFQQLISAIGYCHSRGVFHRDLKPENLLLDENWNLKVTDFGLSAVTEQIRPDGLLHTLCGTPAYVAPEILAKKGYQGDKVDMWSCGIVLFVLNAGYLPFNDPNLMVMYRKIYKGEFRCPKWTSPDLKRLLCRLLDTNPETRISVDEIVSDPWFRKGYKEIKFHEEHLELKDHHGDENSADKYLNAFDIISYSSGANLSGMFKKPDNSVKGERFISAEAPETILAKVEEVGKTENVAVVKKQGWSVKMEGQNGKFQMTVSVQRLTEKLVVVEIKRSTVGVEQMWKDKLRPQLNSLIYQPPSTS, from the coding sequence ATGTCTGATGTTATAGAAGAAATTCAGTCTCTTGAGGCTGAAGCTCCTGGTCATCTCTTCGGCAAATATGAGCTCGGTAAACTCCTCGGCTGCGGCGCGTTTGCGAAAGTGTATCACGCCAGGAACATACGCACCGGCCACAGCGTGGCGATTAAAGCCGTGAGCAAACAGAAGGTTTTGAAAGGCAATCTCACGGCGCACATTAAGAGAGAGATTTCTATCATGAGCCGCCTGAATCATCCTCATATCGTGCGCCTCCACGAGGTGATGGCGACCAAAACGAAAATCTATTTCGTCCTCGAATTCGCGAAAGGCGGCGAGCTCTTCACCAAGGTTGCGAAAGGGAGGTTCAGCGAGGATCTCAGCCGTCGATACTTCCAGCAATTGATCTCCGCCATCGGTTACTGCCACTCCCGCGGCGTGTTCCACCGCGATTTGAAGCCGGAAAATCTGTTACTCGACGAGAATTGGAACCTTAAAGTCACCGATTTCGGACTCAGCGCCGTGACGGAGCAGATACGACCCGACGGCCTTCTCCACACTCTCTGCGGCACTCCTGCCTACGTGGCTCCCGAGATTCTCGCGAAGAAAGGCTATCAAGGCGATAAAGTCGATATGTGGTCATGCGGCATCGTTTTGTTCGTGTTGAACGCAGGCTATTTGCCTTTCAATGATCCAAATCTAATGGTGATGTATCGAAAGATATATAAAGGCGAGTTCCGGTGCCCTAAATGGACCTCGCCTGATTTAAAACGATTGCTGTGTCGACTTCTCGACACCAATCCCGAGACAAGGATCAGCGTCGACGAGATCGTCAGTGATCCTTGGTTCCGAAAAGGATACAAAGAGATTAAATTTCACGAGGAGCATTTGGAGCTCAAAGATCATCACGGAGATGAAAATTCAGCTGATAAATATCTAAATGCATTTGATATCATATCGTATTCCTCCGGGGCGAATTTATCCGGTATGTTTAAAAAACCGGATAATTCGGTGAAAGGAGAGCGGTTCATATCGGCCGAGGCACCGGAGACGATACTGGCGAAAGTCGAGGAGGTCGGGAAGACGGAGAACGTGGCGGTGGTGAAGAAGCAAGGATGGAGCGTGAAGATGGAGGGGCAAAACGGTAAATTCCAAATGACGGTGAGTGTTCAGCGGTTAACGGAGAAGCTGGTGGTGGTTGAAATAAAGAGGAGTACAGTTGGCGTGGAACAAATGTGGAAGGATAAATTGAGGCCCCAGCTTAATAGTTTGATTTATCAACCGCCTAGTACAAGTTGA
- the LOC108199446 gene encoding WEB family protein At2g38370, whose amino-acid sequence MAAAQSIISESKIRMEMMGPDPHLDDPGETAKTSASFNDDSNKVVMKMVNAEIDTSAPFDSVKEAVTRFGGLGYWKPPPISEHDLDTMDITKLEAQAVQLEKDLILKESETFHLLKDLENAKTVVETLKVKIQNEASEVNAALLPNLQDNDVNLDNKENLAVSCQKPVWQLDACPSSTPDSILVELKQAKVNLTRTTHDLADIRATVEAYNTMIEKERNLLEKTRQRLSLSTSNLSSLGEKINQTNEELQLVRDAKAKGSSDHTMNIARELHRLNSETEQFKKISEAAKSEISRATCEIEQTNSAIKTAEIRLIAAKTMKEAAKATEAFALAEIKALSNHQIPSKVCQDNTARITLSLDEYYFLTSRALRAEELCKSKEMDAMLIVDEANVSQTEILKRVEEVTKEVKISKDVLEEALNRVEAANKGKLAVEEALRKWRSKHGKKRRSVHKSTTKFKNSHQQKASHAVGMNGPNIMNNDSKPILRPTLSIGQILSRKLLLAEDYDNGTRADHSLEKRTLSLGQMLGKTSCDSVHALAPKSKTRSDDKLLLPAKRKKFGFPRISQLVAKQSKKRQTSSSSSRVTLCRSVEIN is encoded by the exons ATGGCTGCTGCACAAAGTATCATTTCTGAATCTAAGATCCGGATGGAAATGATGGGGCCCGACCCACATTTGGATGATCCGGGAGAAACAGCAAAGACAAGTGCATCATTTAATGATGATTCAAACAAGGTGGTGATGAAGATGGTAAATGCAGAAATTGATACTTCAGCTCCGTTTGATTCGGTTAAGGAAGCTGTCACTCGATTCGGTGGACTTGGCTACTGGAAGCCTCCTCCAATTTCTgag CATGACCTTGATACCATGGATATTACAAAATTGGAGGCACAGGCTGTGCAGCTGGAGAAGGATCTGATTCTAAAAGAAAGTGAAACATTTCATCTCTTGAAAGACCTGGAAAACGCTAAGACGGTAGTGGAAACTCTCAAAGTGAAGATACAAAATGAAGCATCTGAAGTCAATGCAGCCCTCCTTCCTAACTTACAGGACAATGATGTGAACTTAGATAACAAAGAAAACCTTGCAGTTAGCTGTCAGAAGCCAGTTTGGCAATTGGATGCTTGTCCGTCGTCGACCCCTGATTCTATTTTAGTGGAACTAAAGCAGGCCAAGGTAAACCTAACCAGGACAACACATGATCTTGCTGATATTCGAGCTACTGTTGAGGCTTATAACACGATGATAGAGAAAGAAAGAAACTTGCTAGAGAAGACTCGTCAAAGGTTATCCTTGAGCACTTCAAATCTTTCCTCTCTTGGCGAAAAGATCAACCAGACAAATGAGGAACTGCAGCTTGTCAGAGATGCTAAAGCTAAAGGCAGTTCCGATCATACTATGAACATTGCAAGGGAGCTCCACCGCTTGAATTCAGAGACCGAACAGTTTAAGAAGATTAGTGAAGCAGCAAAATCAGAAATTTCAAGAGCAACATGTGAGATTGAACAGACTAACAGTGCGATAAAGACTGCTGAAATCAGGTTGATTGCAGCAAAAACAATGAAGGAAGCTGCTAAGGCTACTGAAGCTTTTGCTCTTGCTGAAATAAAGGCTCTATCAAACCATCAAATACCTTCTAAAGTTTGCCAGGACAATACTGCAAGAATAACTTTATCATTGGACGAGTACTATTTTCTAACCTCCAGAGCTCTGAGAGCTGAGGAACTATGCAagagtaaagaaatggatgCCATGCTTATAGTCGATGAAGCTAATGTATCACAAACAGAGATCCTAAAGAGGGTGGAGGAAGTTACAAAAGAAGTTAAAATCAGCAAAGACGTCCTGGAAGAAGCTCTGAACCGAGTTGAGGCTGCAAATAAAGGGAAGTTggctgttgaagaggctctGAGGAAGTGGCGATCTAAGCATGGTAAAAAAAGACGGTCTGTACACAAATCTACAACCAAATTCAAGAACTCTCACCAGCAAAAAGCTTCACATGCGGTTGGCATGAATGGCCCAAATATCATGAATAATGACTCCAAGCCAATATTAAGACCCACGCTATCAATAGGCCAAATCCTGAGCAGGAAACTGCTTTTGGCTGAAGATTATGACAATGGTACGCGAGCAGACCATAGTCTAGAGAAAAGAACGCTTTCCTTGGGTCAAATGCTTGGCAAAACAAGCTGTGATAGTGTGCACGCCCTTGCTCCCAAGAGTAAGACCAGAAGTGATGACAAGCTGTTGTTACCTGCAAAGAGGAAGAAGTTTGGATTTCCTCGGATCTCACAGCTTGTGGCAAAGCAAAGCAAGAAGAGACAAACCTCATCCTCAAGCTCAAGGGTCACATTGTGCAGATCAGTTGAGATAAATTAG